aatctTTACTGGTTGAACTTACTCTGTTCTTTCTTTTAAGGCCAAAGTAGGAGACAAGTATTTCTCTGGGCCAGCTATCACTATCGAGAACACACGAGTTGTCAGCCAATCATTGCAGCATTACCTGGAGTCTGCAAGGGTGAGTCCTGGCATCACGACTTTTCTCAAAAGCTGTCCTTGGTTTATAGAATAATAGTTTAAAATTGtgtgttatgttgttgtttttttagggtGACTTGTTTAAAATTCTTCATAACATCCTGCTAAATGGAGAAACCAGAGAGTCAGCTCTTAATTACATGGCAGCTTTAGTCAACTACAATGTGAAGAAAGCTCAGATGCAGGTAAGTTGTTTTgatcaaataataaaaagaaattcTTGTCAGACAGTGCATCACAAAGAACAGAATACACTCTCGAATAGATTCTTTGATATTTAAGATATATTGCAAAAGCTAAAAAGTACATTTCTTTTTGCAATTTGTCTTAATTCACCCCTTCTTCTCCTAGACGGATGACAAGCTGGTGTCTGCAGACGGCTTCATGCTCAACTTCTTATGGGTGCTGCAACAGCTGAGCATGAAGATCAAGCTGGAGACAGTGGACCCCTACTACATTTTCCATCCACGGTGTCGCCTGGTTGTCAGCTCGGAGGAAACTCGTCTGAAAGCCACCATGGAGGAGCTCAAGTGCTGGATAACTGAACTGCGTAAGttgacataaataaaaacacagctttgtgATCATGACCACTGTTCTGTTACTGTAGAAACGCTTTGTGCGTGAAGTCTGAAATGAGTTGCTGGtattttctgttcattttaGTCAGTGCAAGTCAATTTACATTACACACGGCTTCCACTTTGGGGAATCTGTTAATTGCATGAAAAGGAGCCATTTTGCCACACTTGAGTTTCCTAACATCCGAGTGATAACTCAATTTAATATTCAATAAACCCTCTGATGCTAATTGATTGATTAGGATTAATCTACAGAGAAATAACAGCTACACATGCTGTGcttttgtacatttgtgttgTATGTTATCATTTGAAGTAAATCATAAGAAATGATACACTAAACAACCGATGTGATGCTAACAAGTGTTTCATTTAGGAAGAAAGGCAGAAATTTAGCTCTGATACCAATCAATGCTGCTGACTGAtgatatgtgtttgtgtcttctggatataaataaaaacatattttaatacatttctttgtttacatggaTAGACGAAGACCCTACTAAGTTCTCAGAGCCCAAGTTCCCTACAGAGTGCTTCTTCTTGACGTTGCACACCCACCACTTGTCCATCCTACCTGGCTGCAGACGCTACATTCGCAGGTTGCGAGCCATACGAGAACTAAATAGgtacgcgcgcacacacacgctctcttacacacacatgctcaacTACTCAAAGCATGCTTTAAGTGTCTTCTTATTGCTGGTTTTTTCTCAAATTAGGACTGTAGAGGAGCTGAAGAATAGTGAAAACCAATGGAAAGATTCTCCCCTGGCTAGTAGACACAGAGAGATGCTCAAGCGATGCAAAACCCAGCTTAAGGTGAGTTTAACATCCCTGTAGATACAAAATGGTGTCTCCCCTTGATGATTAAACCTTAAACACTAATCATAAGGCACAGACCTGCTTCTGTTCACCGCCCAGTATAATCTGTCTACAATGACAGATTATATTTAGAGATGTGATCTCTACCATGTGTGACTTTGTCCTGTCAGAAACTGGTGCGAGCCAAAGCTTGTGCTGACGTGGGCCTTCTGGATGAAAACCTGCTCCGCAGATGTCTGCAGTTCTACAGCACTGTCATTCAGCTCATTCTCCGCATGGTGGATTCTGCCTACCCCAAGTGAGTCACCCTTTGCTGACTGAACATGTTAACTTTTTCTCTTATAGTGAAGTAAAAGAAACAGATTTGTCATCACTCAGTCTTAATacacagtttttgtttgttgatgatGATCTGAAAAATATTCTATATTAACACATACCGgcaatgttgttattttttgctttcCCAGCATTATGCTGCCACTGAACCCTGAGATTCCCAAAAGCTTTGCTGCTCTGCCTGAGTTCTACATTGAAGATGTGGCCGAGTTTCTCCTTTTTGTCGTGCAGTAAGTGTATCATTTTGTCTTGAGCTTGTCTTACCAAATAATTAGAGTAATGGTCACACAGTTATGTTTGTgcttaaaagaaacaaaacctgttgaataagaaataaaatcagGTTAAAATAGCTCGGACACAAAGTAGCAGATATTCAACACACAAAATGGGTTCATTTGTGCTATAAATAAATATCTGCATGccacttcctccctcccttctaGGTACTCCCCCCAGGTTTTATATGAGCCCTGTGTACAGGACATTGTCACCTTCTTGGTGGTGTTCATCTGCAGCCAGAACTACATCAGGAACCCCTACCTTATTGCCAAGTTGGTGGAGGTGCTGTTTGTAACCAACCCTGCTGTACAGCCTCGTACTCAAAGATTCTCTGAAATGATGGAGAACCACCCGTTGTCTATCAAACAGCTGGTCCCTGCCCTCATGAAGTTCTACACTGGTGGGTGTAATGGAAATGTTAGCTATTATTATTGTCAATGTGGTAACATATAGATTGTAAACCCTCAAAAGTAGATGTTTCTTTTATAGCACATATATTATAACATAAACTGGCACATGCATATTCTTGATTTTTACTTTTGACTCAAAATCGTCTTCTCTGGTCAGATGTTGAGCATACCGGCGCCACCAGCGAGTTCTACGATAAGTTCACGATAAGGTACCATATCAGCACTATTTTCAAGAGTCTTTGGCAGAACCTGGCCCACCATGGCACCTTCATGGAGGAATTCAAGTGAGTTTTCATTTGAGAAACTCTTTAACTCATGTACGAAAATGTAGCTTTAAATCAgtgcctgtctgtctttgttccATTCTAACCTGAACTACTCTTCAATCTTGTTTCTCGCTCATTCCCCTCTAGTTCTGGCAAGCAGTTTGTGCGCTACATCAACATGCTGATAAACGACACCACCTTCTTGTTAGATGAGAGCCTCGAGTCCCTGAAGCGTATCCACGAGGTTCAAgaagagatgaaaaacaaagagcaaTGGGAACAGCTGCCCAGGGTCAGTGTGCTCAGCCTCATAGGGACCTGGTTTCTATTAACTAGTTATTACATGCTGTCAGACAATTGTAATTAAGCTTCATTACTTCTAGCATAAACACGCAATTGAAAATGTATAcatctgaaagaaaaaaggtcCAAATCACTGTTCCAATTCTCAAAAAAGAGAGGGATGAAATTTGCTGcaacaaagacaaaatcttTGGGCTGAGCATTGAAAACTTTGCagaaggtgattttttttttttttttgcagaatatAGAAGAATAGCATTGTCTGTGTTTCAAACTttcaggagcagcagcagagccgCCAGTCTCAGCTGACTCAGGATGAGCGGGTGTCTCGCTCTTATTTGGCCCTGGCTACAGAGACGGTTGAAATGTTTCACATACTCACCAAGCAGGTCCAGAAGCCTTTCCTCAGGCCTGTGAGTATCGCTGCCCCCATGGTTCatttggaaaaaacaaaaaaatgtctacTGTTTAAATAGAGCCTACAATTTAACATATTGTAGGCAGTATGGGTGATAATAAACTCAGaattaaattacaaaaacaaatgaaaatgtgcaTTCTGAACCATATAAACCCTTCTGAACAACCCCCTCTTTCTCATGCAGGAACTTGGACCTCGTTTAGCTGCCATGCTGAACTTTAACCTTCAGCAGCTCTGCGGACCTAAGTGTCGCGATCTGAAGGTGGAGAACCCAGAGAAGTATGGCTTTGAGCCCAAGAAGCTTCTAGACCAGCTAACTGACATCTACCTGCAACTAGACTGTGCCCGCTTTGCTAAGGCTATTGCAGATGACCAGGTTTGTTCTGAAGTTTCCAGTTAATATACTTAGACTCTGATGACGAAAACCAAAGTGGGGATTTATTATTAAGAATATGGGTCGTGAGTAAAAGCCACAAGCAGTCGTGGTAGATCATGGAAGTCGTGGTAGAAATGCCTTAAGCAATCGCCATGAATCTCCTATTGTACTTGGTGAATGCAATACAGAGTTTGAACCAGGGTTCACCCTAACCATCAAAGCTCACATTACTATTTATGAAAACCCCTCGTCTCCTCAGATAAATCAAGCAGAAAGCAGTGAGGGACCAAATACAGTAGAGTATTTCATTGCAATGTGGGAACTAGGAAGTGAAAGCTTCAAGTGTTTACAGCAACCTACTGTATGTTAAAGTAGTACTGCATGCTTTATTTTGTAATATGATGTGAAGTTATTGAGCTTAAGCCTCGCATACATCTTCTTGATTGCACATTTCTGTTTCAATCACTTGTGATATCCCAGTGATATTTTCTGatcttttatacattttgtaatgtttggAGTGTGTATGAGGAGTTGTGTATTGGCTGTTGTCTGTATACACATTGCTGTGCTTTTCTACTGAAAACTTTCTTGAAGCTTCCTAataaaaatcctttttttttgtcttgcagcGGTCGTACAGCCGCGAGCTCTTTGAAGAGGTGATATCAAAGATGAGGAAGGCTGGTATTAAGTCCTCAATTGCCATTGAGAAATTCAAGCTGCTTTtggagaaggtggaggaaaTAGTCGCCAAGAACTCCCAGTCTGAAATGGACTACAGTGACGCACCTGACGAGTTCAAAGGTGGGTGAACAGGGGTTTTGTTCACACTGTGTTACTGGAGCATACCTGCAATTCCTAAACCTTTTTATCCTGCTTGGTTCAATAAGTGCTGCAACTTCTTTGTGCAGAGATCGTAATTTTCTGTATACTTCTATACCAATAGTATTTTATTACAAGGTCCAGAAGCATGTCTactatacatatttatatttcttaaGTCACTAAAACTGGATGTCTAAGCCTATATAGACAATTACTTCAAACTTCAGGTCCTCTTTTAGATAATAATGTAGAATAGCGAACACGAAACAGTTTTATAATTTAAATATAGTATAGTAActatttttaagttatttatttagTGAATTAGTCACTATAGTATTTCATCGTGGTTACCTTACCCACATCTAGTTAATTGCTGAACTTTAGCCCAAAGCAGAGGAAGTCCCTTGCTTGGAAGTCTGGTATGACCTCAGGTCAGcctgtgcagacagacagaatcgTCATCCTCTGTTGCTGTTGAATTCCAGACAtttgaaggggattttgaagttCATAAAGGTCATATAGACAGCTTAGAGCAAGGCTATCCTATAACCACAGACTTAATATAATCTAGTAAGAGAACATGGCCCACATACCTCCTTTGATTTCCTGATATGCTAGCCAGCCCACCACAGTTGATGGAAGTGTGCCATACAGGAGGCTCGAGTATCAGCTTTCTATGTGGTTCAAATCTCCCACggcaggttttatttttgtaacacACAAGTCCTACTGTAACAACCTTGTGACATTTCAATATAGGGCATACTAAATCACAAAGTCTTATCAAGTATTTATTGGATATTTTCTTTACTGCTGTTTTGATAGGTGCAGCAATATAGCTGTCCCATAAAGCACATTACCTTTTGGGGGGAAAGGGTTGAACAAGTTTGATGAATACATGCCATACATCATAATTTATTAATGAAGAATGTACATGTATAGTTTCAAGTTTACATCTTTTATCATTCTAACAAAAATGTACTTTGTTTGAACTAcgtttaaccttttttttaattttttatttgatcaattCTTAATTCAATCACAGTTGCGAAAGCCAGATGATAGATAAAGCTAGAGgcatactttttgtttttaatatttgatgCTGTTCTGTCTCCAAACCAAAGGAGCATCAAGTTGTTGGGCAAGGACTttcaaaacacttgttttgaaaGTAGGATATGATGAAAGTGGCTTTCTGTATTATGAAAGAAAAGAGTTACTGCTGGTAAAACTCACTTTATGTGAAACATAGATGTGTGTTACTAGAATTATATGTTGAAGCTTggtgttgatttttcttttttcaaaaatgttttggtttttgagTTTAAATGCAAGTGTGGCTTTGATATAACAGACCCTCTCATGGACACACTGATGACCGACCCTGTGATTCTGCCTTCGGGGAACATAATGGACCGATCCATCATCTTGCGCCACCTCCTCAACTCCCCCACTGATCCCTTCAACAGGCAGCCGCTCACAGAGAGCATGCTGGAGTCAGGTAACTCCActagtgatgttttttttaacacattaatACAAGTAAGGATATTCTGTTCAAGATGGGCACAAAAACTGCTAAAAGCATTTCTTTACTATGAACAGCAAAGCAAATTTTTGTTATTAAAGTCAAGTTAGTCTATAAAACCTTAATGTCCTATAAAATGGCTTCCTGTTATGTGTCAGTGTCGCCTAATAACCCTCTTATCCTTTCACAGTCCCTGAATTAAAAGAGAGGATCCATacctggatgagagagaaaCAAGGCGGACGTCTTGTCTAAGGGCCCTTCTCTACCAGCATCTGCCCTGCTAACCATCATCAAGAGATTTGTCCAGAACGCCTGAATTCAGTGTCACTACAACAAATGACAAGCAACAAcattttgaggggaaaaaaggagacctgatttgatttttattcGCATTTACCCTTTTTGTCTCAAACCATTATCATGgttctaaaaacaaaatataataaaGTTAAGACttttaagtttttctttctcatgAGTTTGTGTATATAtaacaaaatatatacatatatttaacTAGAGTTGGTAAATGCATTATAATGCTGCAAGTTTCCACCACCAACGGATTTACCAGCGAGGTGCATTCACTTCATTGATCATTTTCCTTAATggttctcattttgttttttaatactgTGTATGTTCATCAAACACTTAAAAGGGAGAGGGAAGGGTCATACATTTGGGAGAGTGCGGGTGGGTTCGGATACATTTATTAGCCCTAATTTTAATTATCAAGACTGTGAGAATTATGAACTTGAGTCCTCGTAATGTATGCTGGTGTCCCAGAAGTAACGGATGCACAGTTTGTGCTCGTAGACTAAGTTCAGACTTGGGAATATCCATTAAGGATGTAGCTAAATGTATAACTAACCTTAATGTCAGCTTAATTTTGAGTACAGTAGGAAGATAAGCAGTGGTTTTCCAGAATACAGTATGTTCGGTTGTTCATTTTAAGTCACATTTTCCCTGCTGACTTTGATAGACTGAATTtacttcttgtgtgtgtgtgcatggccTCAAGTGCAGACTCTCCTAAGCGCCTCATGGACAAATTCACCCTCTTTAGGCAGAGTGGAAGGAACATGAGAGAATGTAGCATGACCACAAGTAACACCTATGTAGGAGCACACCATTAAAAGTTTGCTCTTCAGAATCACTGACATCTCACCTCAAATGGTCTCTTTCAAATGGCACTGTACCTAACCTGACCTTGCTGACCTTAACTGTACAGGAAATTAATCCTTTATCCCCACACCTGTTTTGGAAGCTAGGATTTTGAactgaaataaatgatgatgCACATTATTTTCAACACTCGTCACTGTTTTTTCCCCAGATTGAAGCGTCCTTTAGTGTTTTTTACCCTGCCTAACGTTTATTGGGGGTTATGTTATTTGACTTTGAGAAAAGCACCACAGAGAAAATGCCAGTGACTAAAAGCATACTAAAAGATTTTCCTGCAGCAGTTCTTTAAGTGAAGAGGGTGAACATCAGCAATCCTGCTGACTTGTTATAAAcatttagaataaaaataaatatgcaatCAAGTCACactgaaaagtgaaaataaagacTTTCAGGTTTAGTTAAGATTTAATGAGTCATCATTTTACCTTGGCACTTACAATTATGATGGAGCAGATGTAAGATACACTAGTTCCTGGTAGAACACCTTCTTTGGGGTGTGGTTTCCCAAAAGCTGAAGTTTAGTCATTCTACTGTAATTGTTATACTAATGGATTAAACTTGGCAACTGTCCTGAGAGTATTGGCAATGTTTTGAATACAATAAGGGTAAATTAGTACAGCGTTTCTGTTGAGAAGCAGTGTATCCCATAGAAAAATGATTGTGTTGTAAGTACTGACACTTGACATTTTCTGTACACCATGAAAAAATACCCCCCAAAAATATGTGTAACCTCTAAGATAAAATCATTCAACCCACTAAAAAACAGAAGTTGTGTTTGCTGGTGTGCTTTattgaatagttttttttggaGACATGGTTGTTGAAATGAACTGTGCCCGTCTATGTGTTGGGACACTTGATGATGATACATGCCCCCTGTTTCTCGCTAGACGGCGCTCTTTGCGATGGCCGGTGTTGCGGTGCGGGGAGCGGTGGGTAGAAATCCTGCAGTGTGGCGTCACGAtcgaaaaaaaccaaaaaaaacaaagtgacccCACCCACTTCCGATGCTGAGGATCACCATTTGCTCCGTGGAACATTAGTCACAGACATCTCTTCGCTGATTGGTCCGTCGTGCTGTCGGTCAAGCGTGGGCCGCGAGGGAGTTGACGTAATCTCTTCGGTAAATCAAGGCTATCTATCAATTCTTCTTTTCGCTTGTGTGCAGAGAGACATCCGCCTTGCATCTCAACTGGAAAAATAACCTCACCAGAGAGTCACAGCTTTATTCGGCGGAGGATACCGCTATGATGGGTGTTTATCACGAAAGCGGACTTAATTACAGTTTTCGTGCTCGTGGAtttagataaaataaaacaacaaaaaaaaaaacaacacatcttaCCGCCCGCGAGCTAACGTCACTTCTATCCTCTGCATGTTTTGATCTTGACGAGTGTCTTCAGACGTGAGTAAACcatgaaataacatcatttgtatttgtattgttAATGTATTGCGATGCACTGGGTTGGTGTTGTGCATCCCAGGCAGAAGTGTCTGGTAAGCAGTTCTCTGTAAGCTAACATGTAGTCACAGACGTGCCAATGTCTTGCAGCCTATTCCTCCGTTGTGTAGTCCTGGTAGTATGCTATTACAGCTTTTACGATTAAACTCCTACTTGGTTCGCGAATTGGgatacaaaatatacatttaatttattcatttagtaGTTATATCCGTCAGAGAAACTGAAGtgacagcagggggggggggtgcatttCATTTACGGCTTGAAGCTAACTCACAAGTACTGACTAAtatatttaagatttaaatatTGCATTTGAAAGGTTGTTATGTTGGATTCCCTCAAAAGCCTTCCGTGCAGGTTACATACGGCACATAGCGTCGAGTCTGTGCCGCTAAAATAAGCAATGCAACTCCTCCCTGCACACTTcacaacacacagcagcagaggatTAGCCTACTTCCTTCATAACGTTGCAAATTAAATTTTTATAAACGAAATGTTTAAGCTCTCCGTCCGCACAGAGAGGTCACTGTCAGATACCGCACAGAGGCCCCGCTCACTTGTCCCGTTGAAGCCTACACAAAATTGGGAAGATAGAATTTCATGGGCGTATGCTTTAGCAAGTATGGCTGACTTGCAAGGGCATGGAAAAACATCACACTGGGCATATGTAGTCAGGGGACCGCAGGATGTGTGGACTGAATTTACAGTGAACACACAGCAAATGCATTTATTAAATGAGAAGTAATGTGTCGTTCATGCTGCCAAATTAGTCCATGCATGTTCATATTCGATTTAACAAAGAGCTTGTTTTACATGAACTACAGAATTATACATGAAATAAATGACCTCAAATTGTTTATTACTGTTGATGTCTAAGTGGCTGCAGTTTACAAAAAACTTAAGCTTCAGTGGTTTTGGTCGGCCATATTTGTTGTAGGCTGTTATGACCTGAAATAGGGAGGGGTTGTGCTTtcaattgtgtttgtgttacattttgtgATGATGGGTTCTGCACTATTTCTGAgtggcattttttttgtttgtttttatttactatgGAAAGAAAAGCTTTGAATGCTAGATATTGCTTTTGCAACCATGCCATTTTTCCATGTTTACTTTAGGAAGGACATTAAAGGAAACTTACCTGGAGCCTAAACTGCAAACATGTCTGGGGCATCTGTAAAAGTCGCCGTCCGTGTACGGCCCTTCAACTCAAGGGAGATGAGCAAGGACTCAAAATGTATCATTCAGATGCAAGGGAACACTACAAGTAAGTACTCGGCTTgaacgcagacacacacacacattaagccatttcattttgaatttgttCAGGCTTCTCTGCTTCGGAAAAAGTTTGGTATACCACACATGCTCCTGCTTGATTTTCCATCAGGGGTCTTGGCTTAGAACAGTAGAATGGGCGCACTGAATAGGCGACGGTTGGGGACAAACAGCCTGAAAGAGAATAAAAGGCTTACAGAGTgaaattcctcctcctcctctgaaggGGCCTGCATGCCTTGGGAGACTTTGTGTGAGAAACGCTGAGTTGGATCATACTGGGAGACCCAGGGGTCGCCACACAGCATGGCCTGTGTATTCATCAAGGCTTTATCACACAGTTGGTGGTTTTAGAATGCATTTGATATTACAATGTAGTTTATGATTATGTTATCTCTTACTCtacacaaacagtttgtaaaagTTATGGCGAGGAATTAATCATTTACATGTTTGACTGCTTTTCATTTTACAGTACATCGTGGGGTAAAACTGAAGATGTAATGCCAAAGTTGATCAGGCCTTCTGACATTAAACAAATCAGTTTAAGTTTTGATATGTTGCAGTGTCAGCAGATGAGTCTAACATTAAACAACATATTACTGGGACCAGTATTCTATAGATGCATTTAAAATGCTTCCCAAAACTTAAATTATGTATGGAGGTTTCGTCTTAGTCACTGTTGgctttgcatgtgtgaaagataTATGAAAATGGGGcttcaaaattattttaaatgcttATGGGCAGATCTATGAACTTAAATAAAATCCCCACTAAAATAAGACTTTATACGTCTAACTCTTGGAACGTGTCATGTAAAAATAGTCATGTAATGGTTGAATCATTTTGCACATTGATGAATCATTGTGCGAAAAACTATTCAAAGTCTTTATGGAAATCTGTGATAAACCCACATTTCAGTTGTAATTTTGGAATATGTAAGAATATTTATATGACAGGATAGATGTAGCAAAGCAAGAGGACAAGACCTGGATGTGGTTTGCAGTCTTGTGATTCAACCTGCCCTCTTGTGACTGTGAGTCATCAGGTGGAGTAAAGTGCTATGCTAGCAGCCTCCTTACTCATGGCTGTGCTCTGCCCCATTTAAACTGGCAGGTGAACACAGTCTCCATGACGGTAGCGTGTACTTTTGGAACAGTTACAAGACAGCTTGTTAAGTCAGAAACCTGTTCTTCCAGCACATTCACTCAGTTGGTTTGAgttctgtctgtcagtcttACTGGGTTCATTAGACTAAGCCTTTATGAATCTTCCATAAGATCCAGTTATGGCTCACTTGCCTTCATCTCTCAAACTCTACCAAAGAGAAGCTTTGTAATCCTCAGTTCTTTTACTCCATATCCTCCAGTTTTCACTATGCCAATGTCACTTGGAGGTGCTGGAGGGTGACTCTTGGTTTGTAGCAGAACTGCAGAGGAATATGCAGTGTTTTGGGGGggttagtgtgtgagtgtgtaaacgaaggagaggaggaggaggaggaggctgcagtACTGCCTACTCTACCTCCTATCACATGGGCAGATTGCAGAGCTGAAAGGGAGGCTGGCAGGAGGCCATACTCTCCCTTCATCAGGACTTCATTGCAGATGGTATGCTGAGAATGCTCTCTTATTTGGCCCTTGAGAGGTTAAACAGTACCTAGATGCTCTAACCTGCACAGATTCTTACACGCAGTTAAAATTATttgacatgcagtgtgacgTGCTAACCATTCTGCAGTTGTGGTTTCCTGGTTTCCCAGTTTCCTAGAACTTTTCACAATTTGTCCCACAGTCGGttatattttgtctttaaaatctAATAGATGTCAAAGACATGATGACTGTCTCCTCAGTGTTTAAATGGATggcaaaacttttttttaaatgactgtgaaTTTAATGGCAAATTGCATCCTTATTTGGATCTTCAGTGCTCTCTTTAATGCATTGCAATGTGATCCATTTTCATACTAGTTGCATgtaatttacaaaaaaacacaaaatccaaAAACATAAATCCAACCAAGAGTCATCAcaactttattttctcatcCTAAAATAATTTCTCTTATGAGTGGCTACAAAATGTCCCCTGGGGTTTTACCTCTCTCAGATTTATAATCATACGTTCCcatttcaacatttctttttacaacCGCAGAAGTACAAGAACCTCCATCGAATATTTTCAAACTACTTTCATCACATCCGAtgatttaactttttaattGAAAGGATACTCACATTGAATACTTTGgtcaaatgttgtttaaaaagctGATTCAATCTGAATCAGTGTCGTAGTGCTAGCATGAAATAAAGTGCACGATCCCTTTTGGATTTCTATTTTAAAACGTCTGTGGTGAAAGAAGTAGTTGGACTGAGAGCTGCTTTTCAGAAACGGGATGTTTTATGGTCGTGCTTGGTCAGCTTGTAGGTGTTTGGCAGATGTGTGTATGAGGCCATGACACTCCCCTTATTGTTGTAACTCACTCAAGGGcattatgtgtctgtgtgcatgtgtgtcaacagctcagagaaagagagagctttGGGGGCAAAGGCAGGATAtgctgtctccctccctctctctctctctctatcccacTTTCACCATGGGCGGAGGGTTGTCAAGGATAGGGTGCAGGCAGAGGGGCAGCAAATTGATTATCCAGTGTGCAGGAAATGTGTCCAAGGCCTCTGCA
This region of Labrus bergylta chromosome 12, fLabBer1.1, whole genome shotgun sequence genomic DNA includes:
- the ube4b gene encoding ubiquitin conjugation factor E4 B isoform X2, coding for MEELSADEIRRRRLARLAGGQTSQPSTPLSTPLTSPQRETPPGPLPGPSGAASQPLPPAASQSLGLNVHSGTPATSPMGTSGVAYGSQSSEGVSSLSSSPSNSLETQSQSLSRSQSMDIDTASCEKSMSQVDVDSGIENMEVEDSDRREKRNLTEKDISANSDVSEEQALQLICKILRVSWKEQDRDVIFLPSLAAEFHQNPKDVYSDFKDLIGQILMEVLMMSTQSRVQNPFASLTATSQPIAAAKSPDHRLTLVQPSSQGGSPMGPSAGSFGASSLSSLGACGGSMSCDSASDRFTIETCKETEMLNYLIERFDSVGMEERKAPKMCSQPNVSQLLSNIRSQCISNVALVLQGTLTQPRSPLEQSLLVPYMLCRNLPYGFIQELVRITHQEEEVFRQIFIPILHGLALAVKECSFDSDNFKFPLMALAELCEIKFGKTHPVCSLATTLPLWCPKPLSPGCGREIQRLSYLGAFFSLSVFAEDDAKVGDKYFSGPAITIENTRVVSQSLQHYLESARGDLFKILHNILLNGETRESALNYMAALVNYNVKKAQMQTDDKLVSADGFMLNFLWVLQQLSMKIKLETVDPYYIFHPRCRLVVSSEETRLKATMEELKCWITELHEDPTKFSEPKFPTECFFLTLHTHHLSILPGCRRYIRRLRAIRELNRTVEELKNSENQWKDSPLASRHREMLKRCKTQLKKLVRAKACADVGLLDENLLRRCLQFYSTVIQLILRMVDSAYPNIMLPLNPEIPKSFAALPEFYIEDVAEFLLFVVQYSPQVLYEPCVQDIVTFLVVFICSQNYIRNPYLIAKLVEVLFVTNPAVQPRTQRFSEMMENHPLSIKQLVPALMKFYTDVEHTGATSEFYDKFTIRYHISTIFKSLWQNLAHHGTFMEEFNSGKQFVRYINMLINDTTFLLDESLESLKRIHEVQEEMKNKEQWEQLPREQQQSRQSQLTQDERVSRSYLALATETVEMFHILTKQVQKPFLRPELGPRLAAMLNFNLQQLCGPKCRDLKVENPEKYGFEPKKLLDQLTDIYLQLDCARFAKAIADDQRSYSRELFEEVISKMRKAGIKSSIAIEKFKLLLEKVEEIVAKNSQSEMDYSDAPDEFKDPLMDTLMTDPVILPSGNIMDRSIILRHLLNSPTDPFNRQPLTESMLESVPELKERIHTWMREKQGGRLV
- the ube4b gene encoding ubiquitin conjugation factor E4 B isoform X1; translated protein: MEELSADEIRRRRLARLAGGQTSQPSTPLSTPLTSPQRETPPGPLPGPSGAASQPLPPAASQSLGLNVHSGTPATSPMGTSGVAYGSQSSEGVSSLSSSPSNSLETQSQSLSRSQSMDIDTASCEKSMSQVDVDSGIENMEVEDSDRREKRNLTEKDISANSDVSEEQALQLICKILRVSWKEQDRDVIFLPSLAAEFHQNPKDVYSDFKDLIGQILMEVLMMSTQSRVQNPFASLTATSQPIAAAKSPDHRLTLVQPSSQGGSPMGPSAGSFGASSLSSLYGCGSPHTMALDASKTSSASLPTPSTPSIPQFIVPPSPPAIAPPRQTLNPPSAPMPISQRYRPYSVSSPWGTSSPSSPGHRGFSFFGPSPGPAGLAVPPNTPVPVPPPSPQSLSLSSPRAPNPPSTPTSPAVPPSPRSHTHQTAFAARIPPSSPLSSLFFALSDMSQDSSDEESEEEDFARVQFGSSLGACGGSMSCDSASDRFTIETCKETEMLNYLIERFDSVGMEERKAPKMCSQPNVSQLLSNIRSQCISNVALVLQGTLTQPRSPLEQSLLVPYMLCRNLPYGFIQELVRITHQEEEVFRQIFIPILHGLALAVKECSFDSDNFKFPLMALAELCEIKFGKTHPVCSLATTLPLWCPKPLSPGCGREIQRLSYLGAFFSLSVFAEDDAKVGDKYFSGPAITIENTRVVSQSLQHYLESARGDLFKILHNILLNGETRESALNYMAALVNYNVKKAQMQTDDKLVSADGFMLNFLWVLQQLSMKIKLETVDPYYIFHPRCRLVVSSEETRLKATMEELKCWITELHEDPTKFSEPKFPTECFFLTLHTHHLSILPGCRRYIRRLRAIRELNRTVEELKNSENQWKDSPLASRHREMLKRCKTQLKKLVRAKACADVGLLDENLLRRCLQFYSTVIQLILRMVDSAYPNIMLPLNPEIPKSFAALPEFYIEDVAEFLLFVVQYSPQVLYEPCVQDIVTFLVVFICSQNYIRNPYLIAKLVEVLFVTNPAVQPRTQRFSEMMENHPLSIKQLVPALMKFYTDVEHTGATSEFYDKFTIRYHISTIFKSLWQNLAHHGTFMEEFNSGKQFVRYINMLINDTTFLLDESLESLKRIHEVQEEMKNKEQWEQLPREQQQSRQSQLTQDERVSRSYLALATETVEMFHILTKQVQKPFLRPELGPRLAAMLNFNLQQLCGPKCRDLKVENPEKYGFEPKKLLDQLTDIYLQLDCARFAKAIADDQRSYSRELFEEVISKMRKAGIKSSIAIEKFKLLLEKVEEIVAKNSQSEMDYSDAPDEFKDPLMDTLMTDPVILPSGNIMDRSIILRHLLNSPTDPFNRQPLTESMLESVPELKERIHTWMREKQGGRLV